A portion of the Calliphora vicina chromosome 5, idCalVici1.1, whole genome shotgun sequence genome contains these proteins:
- the FMRFa gene encoding FMRFamide neuropeptides, with protein MGPFLILFLGLQLCPTNTLSKVLNAPQYAGNSINDKLNDYSLLLPPADYSNENEEFLDDEDNMVIADLPDDDDVPVVQNVDDKTELQFRQPIAAVNVDYLRNAVLLKFHKNNAKSMMKMNTMENEKKKSVQDNFIRFGKRSYEEFPLVNSLDEGYGDKNPGMRLERSHQTARDARGDNFMRFGRSVNTKNDFMRFGRGANDFMRFGRSPSSSQDFMRFGRAAGTDNFMRFGRQANQDFMRFGRAPGQDFMRFGRTPNRDFMRFGRSPSQDFMRFGRSPSQDFMRFGRTPSQDFMRFGRAPGQDFMRFGRASGQDFMRFGRASGQDFMRFGRAGQDGFMRFGRTPQHDFMRFGRNPLKIPVNTNFMRYSRPDNFMRFGRAPPQPSDNFIRFGKSIEKSMDKNSSQPLMGKNELKQAVKLIHEADKNADNENPVDKAIKVLFDKHQQQDQDNKAHSDELNGETSNQHNDSNDLDSDLDYFLKMSK; from the coding sequence ATGGGCCCCTTTTTAATACTTTTCTTGGGCCTTCAGCTTTGCCCCACCAACACCCTAAGTAAAGTCTTAAATGCTCCTCAATATGCTGGCAATTCAATAAACGATAAATTAAACGATTATTCTCTACTGCTGCCGCCTGCGGATTACTCTAATGAAAACGAAGAATTCCTAGATGATGAAGATAACATGGTTATAGCCGATCTAcccgatgatgatgatgtaccAGTGGTACAAAACGTTgatgataaaactgagttacaATTTCGCCAACCCATTGCAGCGGTAAATGTTGATTACTTGCGAAATGCTGTTTTATTGAAATTCCACAAAAACAATGCCAAATCAATGATGAAAATGAATACAATGGAGAATGAGAAAAAGAAATCGGTACAGGATAATTTTATACGTTTCGGCAAGAGATCGTATGAAGAATTTCCTTTGGTCAATAGTTTGGATGAGGGTTACGGTGACAAGAATCCTGGTATGCGTTTAGAGCGAAGTCATCAGACAGCTAGAGATGCACGTGGTGATAATTTTATGCGTTTTGGTCGATCGGTGAATACGAAAAATGATTTTATGCGTTTCGGCAGGGGTGCTAATGATTTTATGCGCTTTGGCCGCTCACCCTCATCTTCACAAGATTTCATGCGTTTTGGTCGTGCTGCTGGCACAGATAATTTCATGCGTTTCGGTCGACAAGCTAATCAAGATTTTATGAGATTTGGCCGTGCTCCTGGACAAGATTTTATGCGCTTCGGACGAACACCCAATCGTGATTTCATGAGATTCGGCCGTTCACCCAGCCAAGACTTTATGAGATTCGGTCGTTCACCCAGCCAAGACTTTATGAGATTTGGTCGCACACCCAGCCAGGATTTCATGAGATTTGGTCGAGCACCTGGTCAGGATTTTATGCGATTTGGTAGAGCATCTGGTCAGGATTTTATGCGATTCGGACGAGCATCTGGTCAGGATTTTATGCGATTCGGTCGTGCCGGCCAAGATGGTTTTATGCGTTTCGGCCGTACTCCTCAGCACGATTTCATGAGATTTGGACGCAACCCTCTCAAAATACCAGTGAATACAAATTTCATGCGCTACAGTAGACCTGATAACTTTATGCGTTTCGGACGTGCTCCTCCACAACCCTCGGACAATTTCATACGTTTTGGTAAGAGCATAGAAAAATCAATGGACAAAAACTCTTCACAACCACTGATGGGTAAAAATGAACTGAAACAAGCTGTCAAACTGATACACGAAGCCGATAAAAATGCCGATAATGAAAATCCTGTCGATAAAGCGATTAAAGTTCTATTCGACAAACACCAGCAGCAAGATCAAGACAATAAGGCTCATAGTGATGAACTGAATGGGGAAACATCTAATCAACATAACGACAGCAATGACCTGGACTCTGACTTGGACTACTTcttgaaaatgtcaaaataa
- the Etf-QO gene encoding electron transfer flavoprotein-ubiquinone oxidoreductase, mitochondrial, with amino-acid sequence MSALLKLARVNKLIRPLASRYVSDAAKYPKITTHYTVVPRDKDERWKEVDMERYVDEVDIVIVGGGPAGMSAAIRAKQLAAEQEKEIRVCVVEKSAEVGGHILSGAVIDPISLDELIPDWKELGAPLNTPVSKDTFSLLTQTGRIPIPVFKGWPMDNHGNYVVRLGHLVKWLGEQAEALGVEIYPGCAASEVLFHEDGSVKGIATNDVGIAKDGSPKDTFARGMELHAKTTIFAEGCRGHLSKQIMNQFNMNEGSLPQTYGIGLKEIWEIQPEKHQPGLVEHTIGWPLDKFTYGGSFLYHLNEPTPTIAVGFVVGLDYQNPWISPFQEFQRFKTHPKVRDTFEGATRIAYGARAINEGGLQSLPSKLTFPGGCLIGCSAGFLNVPRIKGSHYAMKSGMLAAESAFESIMGEAQETAGFTPKSYPDKIQNSFIWKDLNSVRNVRPSFHNPLGMYGGLLLSGFSIFMGGREPWTLKHGPPDNKTLKPANQCQQIVYPKPDNKISFDLLSSVALTGTNHEGDQPAHLTLKNDRVPVDHNLALYEGPEQRFCPAGVYEYVPNEEGGNMKLQINAQNCIHCKTCDIKDPQQNINWVVPEGGGGPAYNGM; translated from the exons ATGTCGGCTTTGCTGAAATTAGCCAGAG TTAATAAACTCATAAGACCACTAGCCTCTCGTTACGTCTCTGATGCCGCTAAATATCCCAAAATAACCACACATTATACTGTTGTGCCCCGAGATAAAGACGAAAGATGGAAAG AAGTCGATATGGAACGTTACGTAGATGAGGTAGATATTGTCATTGTTGGTGGTGGCCCTGCTGGCATGTCTGCCGCCATTAGAGCCAAACAATTGGCCGCTGAACAGGAAAAAGAAATTCGTGTTTGTGTTGTGGAAAAATCCGCTGAAGTTGGTGGTCATATTTTGTCTGGTGCTGTCATTGATCCCATTTCTTTGGATGAACTTATTCCCGATTGGAAAGAATTGGGTGCTCCTCTTAATACGCCCGTGTCTAAGGATACCTTTTCGTTGCTGACTCAAACTGGACGTATTCCTATACCCGTTTTCAAGGGATGGCCTATGGATAATCATGGTAACTATGTTGTACGTTTGGGCCATTTAGTCAAGTGGTTGGGCGAACAGGCTGAGGCTTTGGGTGTTGAAATCTATCCTGGTTGTGCTGCCTCTGAAGTACTTTTCCATGAAGATGGCAGTGTTAAGGGCATTGCTACGAATGATGTGGGTATTGCTAAGGATGGTTCACCCAAGGACACCTTTGCCCGTGGCATGGAATTGCATGCTAAGACTACCATTTTTGCTGAGGGTTGCCGTGGCCATTTGAGCAAGCAGATTATGAATCAATTTAATATGAATGAGGGCAGTTTGCCACAGACTTATGGCATTGGTTTAAAGGAAATTTGGGAAATTCAACCAGAGAAGCATCA ACCCGGTTTGGTTGAACACACTATTGGTTGGCCCTTGGATAAGTTTACATATGGTGGTTCCTTTTTGTATCATTTAAACGAACCTACACCTACGATAGCTGTAGGTTTTGTTGTAGGTTTGGATTATCAAAATCCTTGGATTAGTCCCTTCCAAGAGTTCCAACGTTTCAAGACTCATCCCAAAGTAAGAGACACCTTTGAGGGAGCTACACGTATTGCCTATGGTGCTCGTGCCATTAACGAGGGTGGCCTACAGAGTTTGCCCAGTAAATTGACATTCCCTGGAGGTTGTTTGATAGGCTGCAGTGCTGGTTTCTTAAATGTGCCCAGAATTAAGGGTTCCCATTATGCCATGAAGAGTG GTATGTTGGCTGCCGAAAGTGCCTTTGAATCTATTATGGGAGAGGCTCAAGAGACTGCTGGTTTTACTCCCAAATCTTATCCAGACAA AATCCAAAACTCTTTTATCTGGAAGGATTTGAACAGTGTACGTAATGTACGTCCCAGTTTCCATAATCCCTTGGGAATGTATGGTGGCCTTCTGTTAAGTGGTTTCTCCATTTTCATGGGTGGTCGTGAGCCTTGGACTCTTAAACATGGTCCACCCGATAATAAAACTCTTAAACCTGCCAATCAATGTCAACAAATTGTTTATCCCAAACCCGATAACAAAATCTCATTCGATTTGTTGTCTTCTGTAGCTTTAACCGGCACAAATCATGAAGGTGACCAACCTGCCCATTTAACCTTGAAAAATGATCGTGTGCCAGTTGATCACAATTTGGCTCTGTACGAGGGCCCCGAACAACGTTTCTGTCCCGCCGGTGTTTATGAATATGTACCCAACGAGGAGGGTGGCAATATGAAATTGCAAATCAATGCCCAAAATTGCATTCATTGCAAGACCTGTGATATTAAAGATCCTCAACAAAACATTAATTGGGTTGTACCCGAAGGTGGCGGCGGCCCAGCTTACAATGGCatgtaa